One part of the Halobacteriovorax vibrionivorans genome encodes these proteins:
- a CDS encoding YceI family protein: MKFIVAGLLFSSMTFANCYEYNNSNTAVKWTAYKTAKKAGVGGAFKKFEIKTQKKQGSIKELVKGARFTIDVNSVHTKDASRDAKIERFFFKDMKISGVVNKIDSNYLYVDMTLAGKTMKVPMKYDIEDGELEAEGIIDVLDFALGENLAAINKACYALHEGKTWSDVQIEIESKFSKCN, encoded by the coding sequence ATGAAATTCATAGTTGCTGGATTACTATTTTCTAGCATGACGTTTGCAAACTGTTATGAATACAATAATTCAAATACAGCAGTAAAATGGACGGCATATAAAACGGCCAAAAAAGCCGGTGTTGGTGGGGCCTTCAAAAAGTTTGAAATTAAAACTCAAAAGAAGCAAGGTTCAATAAAAGAGCTAGTTAAAGGTGCTCGTTTCACAATCGATGTAAACTCTGTTCACACAAAAGATGCATCACGTGATGCTAAGATTGAAAGATTCTTCTTTAAAGATATGAAAATCTCAGGTGTTGTTAATAAAATCGATAGCAATTACTTATATGTGGATATGACTCTTGCTGGAAAAACAATGAAAGTTCCTATGAAGTATGACATTGAAGATGGTGAGCTTGAAGCTGAAGGAATCATTGATGTTCTTGACTTCGCCCTTGGAGAAAACCTAGCGGCAATCAACAAGGCCTGCTATGCACTTCACGAAGGTAAAACTTGGAGTGATGTTCAGATTGAAATTGAATCAAAATTTTCAAAGTGTAATTAA